TGTGTTTAGGGCATCAAAGGTTGTATCAAATTTATTTTTTATGGTAGTTTCAAGTTCTTTTATGTATTTTTCAAGTTCCCTTTTTGAACTTACTATATCGTCAAAAACTGTCTTCTTCTCCTCATAGTTTGCCTTAAGTTCGTTCTCCTTATCGATAGATGTAAAGTCAAGAGGTTGAAGTTCCTCAATTTCCTTTCTAAGTTTCTGAATTTCGCTTTTAAGACTCTCTTCCTTCAAATCCGAATCTACATGCCTCTCTTTAAGTTCTTTCTCTTCCATTTCGCTTAACAAACTGCTAATACTTACTTCTACCCTTGCAATGTTAAGTTCAATCTTCTCTATCGCAGCATGAATCGACTCCTTCTGATCATTCAACTCCTCAAGACGAATCCTCAAATTTGCTTCATTTTCTTTTACCGAACTTACTTCGCTTTTTACGCCATCAATCTCATGAGTTGCGCTCACAAGGTCTAATTCCAATTCATTTAAAAGAGTTATAAGATTATTTAATTCGTCTTCAAAACCTTCAAGCTCCTTTGAAAGTTTTTCACGCTTAACTTCCAATTCTTCTACTTCTCTATCGATACTTGAAATTCTCCTCTTTAGCTCCTCTGTATTTTTATTTATGCTTTCTATTTTCAATTCTAATTCCTTTTTCCTTAGCATTAATTTTGATATCTCTTCACGCAGTTTTTCAACTTCACTTCTAATACTTGTAAGTTTTGTTGTATCGAAAGTTATGCGATCCAGGAGTTTTCTTGTGCGCTCTTCTTTCAAGCCTGAAAGGATATTTTCAAATTTCTCCACATCTTTTTTGATATTCTCAAACTCTTCTGTAAGTCTTGCCCGTTCCATTAACAACCTTTCAATCTCTTTCGCCTTTTCAAGCTCCGAAAGAAGTAACACCTTCCTGTTTTCAAGGACATTAAGGTTTTCTTTTTCAACTTTTAAATTTTCTTTTAAGCCTGATAACTCGCTTAGTAATGCATTATATTGACGCTCTTCCTCTATGTTTATGCCAGAACTTTTTTCGACTTCAAAAGGAGAAAGGACGATAAAACCATCGCCTGTTACAATCTCGCGGATATGTGCAATCCCTTTATAATCATTGAACTTTTTAATCGCTTCTTCAAGCGTATCTGCGTAATAAATGCCTGTAAGAAACTTGTTTTCTACACCCAGAATCTTAGAAATCGGGGTTAAACCGTCCACTTCGGGTTGGGGATTTTCTGCAAATGCCTCAACAAAAAACCTTTTGCCGTTTTTGTTTCTTATCTCATCAATGGAATTTACTATAACACCTTCTAAGTAGTCTTTCAGACCAAAAAGATTTTTACTTATGTGAAGAGTTTTCCCGAGGCTTCCATCGGAAAATGTTGCAACTTTTGCGCTTTCAAGAAGATCCTTCAGGCTTTTTATTCTAAATTCGAGCACTGCAATTTCTTTTTCTTTTTCCTGAAGTGCCTTCTTTTTCGCATCGATCTCTATATCAAGTTGCTGTAACTTTTCTTTAATCTCGTCAATGTTCACTCTCTCAAGGGTCTTTAAAGGCTCAAGTTTTCTTGATATTTCCTGTAATTTTCGGTTTCCTATCTCAACTTCTTTTTCGAATGCGCTAATTTTCTTCTCTATTGCAATTCTTTCAGACTCTCTTTGCTTGAGTTGTTCGCTAAATTTGTTATACTCCTCTTCAACAACCGCAAGTTCGTTTTTCTTCATTGTGTATTGAGATTTAAGAACATTCTCGTCGTTCTCAAGTTTTAGTAAGTCATCCTTTAACTTTTCAAGATCCAAATTGTTTTTTTCGATATCAGAAATAAGATAAGATTTTGTTTTTAGTAGCCGTTCTTTTCTCAGGTTTAACTCTGTAAGTTCGCTTTCCTTAAGTTCAATAAGGTTTTTAGTTGAATCAATATTGCTTGAAACTTTGTTCTTCTTTATGTTAAGTTCTTCCCTTTTTTCCGTTAGGAGCTCCAATTTCTTTTGCGCTTCTTGAAGCCTTGAGTTAACTTCCTCGTACTGACCTTTAATTTCAAGAAGGTGTTTTTGAACATCACTTTCCTCTTTCTTTTTTTCTTCAAGCCCAATCTTTAACTTTGAAAGTTCTTCCCTTAATTTTAAAAGCCTAAAGCTGTATAACTTTTCCTCAAGCACCTTTAAATCAGATGTAAGAGCATAGTATATATGGACTTTCTTTGCTTCCCTTAAGACTCTATCGTATTCGGTTTTAATTGATGTTAAAACAACCGATGCCTTTGCAAGGTTATCTTCTGTTTCTTCGAGTTTCTTTTTTGCTTCCTCTTTTCTTTTTCTTAAGTCCGTAATGCCTGCAACTCTATCGATTATAGCCTTTTTCTCTTCGGGCTTTGAAAGTAAAATCTCTTCGATACGCCCCTGCCCAACAATTGCATGCGTAAGTCCAAAAATGTTAGAAGACTTAAAGATTTCCTGCACATTTTGAAGGCTTGAGTCATTTCCATTTACGATGTATCTTGTCTCCTTGCCTCTTACAATCCTTCTTTCGATAATTACCCTGGGCGTCTTTATGGGGAGAGTTTTATCCTCGTTATTAATTACAATCTTTACGGATGCGATATTCATCGGCTCTTTGCTTGTAGAACCTGCGAAAATGAGATCAGAAGACTCGGAAGCACGCAGAAGCGAAAGCCTATTTTCTCCAAAGAGAAATCTTATTGCATCAACGATATTACTCTTGCCAGACCCATTAGGCCCAACAATACAGGTTATTCCCTTAGAAAGGATAAACTTTGTATTATTTACAAATGTTTTAAATCCATAAATTTCAATACTTTCAATGTACATTATAGACCCTTAATATACCCCGTCTCATCTATGTCGAGTTTTATCGCAAGGGGTTCTTTTGGAAGCCCTGGCATTGTATTTATCTTGCCAAGGATTGGAACTATGAAGTTTGCACCTCTTAGGGCATGCACCTCTTTAACAGTCACAGAAAAACCCTCTGGACGACCTATTAGCTTTGGGTTATCGGAGAGAGATGATTGCGTCTTAGCCATACATATAAAGGCATCATCCATACCAAGTTTTGCAATTTCTTTAAGATTTGCTTCTGCTTCTTCCGTGTAATTAACCGAAACTGCACCATACATTTTTGTTGCAATCTTGTATATTTTGTCTTTAACAGGCTCGTTAAGCTCGTATAGATAATTTGGAACTCTCTCTTCTGCATTTTCGATAACTGCCTTTGCAAGTGCTTCTCCTCCTAAACCACCTTTCTCAAAAACTTCTGATAAAGCAAAAGGAACATTAATTTCATTTAGAAGCGCTGAAACCGTATCAAGTTCTTTTTGAGTGTCAGAAGGGAACTTGTTAAGTGCAACAACAACATTAACGCCAAAGGTTCTCATATTCTCGATATGCTTTTTGAGGTTTTCGAAACCTTTTTTCAGTGCTTCGATATCCTCTATTTTTTCGTCCTTCTGACCGCCATGATACTTTAGAGCCCTTATTGAAGCAACTATAACTGATAGAGAAATTTTTATGTTACCAAGCCGTGAGACAATATCAATGAACTTTTCGCCACCAAGGTCAGTTGCAAAACCGCCTTCAACAAAAACATAATCTGCAAATTGCTGCGCAAGTTTTATAGATATAAGTGAAGCAGTTCCATGTGCTATATTTGCAAAAGGTCCTGTATGAATGAATACAGGGTTGTTTTCGAGGGTTTGAACAAGATTTGGATTTATTGCGTTTCTTAGAATTACTGCCATTGCACCTTCGGCTTTTAAGTCCTTTGCAAAAATGGGTGTCCTTTCATAGGTTAACCCTACATAGATTTTGGAAAGCCTTTCCTTAAGGTCATTCAAATCCATAGACAGACCTAAAATTGCCATTACTTCAGATGCAACAGTTATGTTAAAGCCATCCTCTCGAGGAATGCCATTTTCAATACCGCCAAGCCCAACTACTATATGCCTCAAGGCTCTGTCGTTCATATCCATCACTCTTCTAAATTTGACCCTCCGAGGGTCAAGATTAAGAGGATTGCCCTGGTAGATGCTGTTATCAATCATTGCTGAAAGAAGGTTGTTTGCATATTCCACCGCTGGAAAATCTCCGGTGAAAAGGAAGTTAATATCTTCCATTGGCACAACCTGTGCTCGCCCTCCACCAGTTGCTCCACCCTTTACACCAAAAATAGGTCCCAAAGATGGCTGCCTTATTACACCTATCGCCTTGTAGCCCAAGAGGTTCAATGCATCCGTTAAGCCAATTGTTGTGGTAGTTTTTCCTTCACCGTGAGGAGTTGGAGTCATTCCCGTAACAAGCACAACCTTGCCCTGAATTCTATCAAGCGACTTTAAAAGCCTATGGTCAATTTTTGCAATGTAATCACCATAAAGTCTTAGCGCATCGTCAGGTACATCGAATTTTCTTGCAATCTTCCCAATGGGCAATAACCTTGCATTCTTTGAAATTTCATAATCACCCATATCTAACCTCCCCTAAATTAGTTTTTCTAAACTATACAAAAAATGTTCAAAACTTGCAATAAACTTTTTCATACTGTTAACGCCCCTTCTTCTTACCTCAGCTGTAAATTGTCCTTTTATAAGGGCTTCCTTTGTTACTCTTTCAAATTCTCTGTAAAACATAATTGCATCACCCAGGGCATTCAAACCTTCGAAGAGCACTTTTTGGTCCAAATTCCCAAGGAAGTGATAGTAACCAAGTAAGTAAACCCTCAAACCATAGAGTGAAGAAAGCTGGTCCCTAATAGTCTTTTTTAAAACAAGTGATAATCTGTCTTCCCTCTCTTTGGATAAATCTCCAAGGTCGTTTAAGAATTCTTTAAAGGCATGCTTTCCGATGTAATAAGAGTTTTTAACATCTTTCTCATAATAATTCTTATGCACTTCATAGATTACTTCAGTAAATTTCGACTTATCGTAGAGTTCGGCTCTGTCAATTTTTCTTGTTTGAAGCTTTACAATACTTGAAGAAGGACTCACTTCGAAGACCTTTTGCTCAAACCTTTCAAATTCGTGCTCGCAAGTTAAAGTGTCTCCAATATCCCCTATAACAAGTATATTTTGTGGAGCGATTATAAAAGGAGGCTCAAGTTGATTAAGAAAATCCACCGAGTAGGTAAGTAATTCAAACCCGAGATACTTTTTAAGTTCTAAGGCAAAATACGGAATGTCTTCATATATGAGCGGGTTCTCAAAATTGTAAACAAACCTCAAGGCAAGTCCCGAAAAAACGGCAAGCTCGTGTACAAGAACGGGTAAGTCTTCCTTAAGAATTATTTTTTCAAGCGCAATAAGAAAATCGTAACTCGGCAAATACTCCGTATTTTTAAGTTTTACCAAAATCTCATCGTAGTCCATTTCGATTAAATTATATGGCATTTTGTTTATTTATTGAAATTAAGTTCAAATCTGGTATTAATGGACAAGAACCTTATCCAGGGAGACCTACAATTATAGAGTACTGGAAAAGAAGAGAAGAGCTTTTAAAGCAAGAGTAATTTCTAAGGATTCTTTTATTAACTTTTAGAAAAACTGCAAAGCAATTCACATAACAGAGAAAACTCTAGTATAATAGAACTATGAAAAAATACAATTTCGATGAGATTATACCAAAACTTGAAAAGTTCGTAGAAGACCTTGGTGTACCTGTTGTAACACGTATAAAAGAAAAAGAACTTGACCCTTTTAAAATCCTTATAGGAACAATTCTAAGTCTTCGAACAAAGGACAAAACAACAGAGGAGGCGGCAAATAGACTATTTTCAGTTGTAAAAAAACCGGAAGACGTTTTGAAATTAAGCGTTGAAGAAATTGAAAAACTCATTTATCCTGTTGGTTTTTATAAAAGGAAGGCAAGACAAATCCAGGAAATTGCTAAAACTATTATAGAAAAATACGGAGGAAAAGTCCCCAACGATATCGAGGAACTTCTAAAGATAAAAGGGGTTGGAAGAAAGACCGCAAACCTCGTTATAACAGAAGCATTCGACGACTACGGAATTTGTGTTGATACACATGTCCACCGCATTTCAAACAGGCTCGGTTGGGTTAAGACAAAAACGCCTGAGCAAACAGAGATGGAATTAAGAAAAATCCTTCCAAAGAAATACTGGAAAAAGATTAATCCAATTCTTGTAACCTTTGGGCAAAATGTATGTAAACCCGTAAGCCCCCTCTGTTCAAAATGCCCGATTGAGGCATATTGTCCAAAAATCGGTGTGGATAAGTCTCGCTAAGGAATTTTGAAAGACTCCCTCTTTGTTGTAAAATAAATCGCTATGAAAAAGCTAATTATTGTTTTCTTAATTACTATTACATTATTCCTTGCAGGTTGCTCACAGTCGGTTAATGTTACTTTTATAGACGAAGTTACTGGAAAAGTTATAACACCTGTTCTTATAAATGGAAAAGAAGTAAGTGGCGCTGTAAAACTCAAGCCAAATACTTATAAGGTTAGCGCAAACCTTTACGAAGAAAAAACCATAAAAGTTGATAATGCCTCAAGTACATTTTTCCTTAAGCCTATTGCATATTTAGTAATTACACCAAATGCAACTATTAACTCA
This DNA window, taken from Caldisericum sp., encodes the following:
- a CDS encoding AAA family ATPase; translation: MYIESIEIYGFKTFVNNTKFILSKGITCIVGPNGSGKSNIVDAIRFLFGENRLSLLRASESSDLIFAGSTSKEPMNIASVKIVINNEDKTLPIKTPRVIIERRIVRGKETRYIVNGNDSSLQNVQEIFKSSNIFGLTHAIVGQGRIEEILLSKPEEKKAIIDRVAGITDLRKRKEEAKKKLEETEDNLAKASVVLTSIKTEYDRVLREAKKVHIYYALTSDLKVLEEKLYSFRLLKLREELSKLKIGLEEKKKEESDVQKHLLEIKGQYEEVNSRLQEAQKKLELLTEKREELNIKKNKVSSNIDSTKNLIELKESELTELNLRKERLLKTKSYLISDIEKNNLDLEKLKDDLLKLENDENVLKSQYTMKKNELAVVEEEYNKFSEQLKQRESERIAIEKKISAFEKEVEIGNRKLQEISRKLEPLKTLERVNIDEIKEKLQQLDIEIDAKKKALQEKEKEIAVLEFRIKSLKDLLESAKVATFSDGSLGKTLHISKNLFGLKDYLEGVIVNSIDEIRNKNGKRFFVEAFAENPQPEVDGLTPISKILGVENKFLTGIYYADTLEEAIKKFNDYKGIAHIREIVTGDGFIVLSPFEVEKSSGINIEEERQYNALLSELSGLKENLKVEKENLNVLENRKVLLLSELEKAKEIERLLMERARLTEEFENIKKDVEKFENILSGLKEERTRKLLDRITFDTTKLTSIRSEVEKLREEISKLMLRKKELELKIESINKNTEELKRRISSIDREVEELEVKREKLSKELEGFEDELNNLITLLNELELDLVSATHEIDGVKSEVSSVKENEANLRIRLEELNDQKESIHAAIEKIELNIARVEVSISSLLSEMEEKELKERHVDSDLKEESLKSEIQKLRKEIEELQPLDFTSIDKENELKANYEEKKTVFDDIVSSKRELEKYIKELETTIKNKFDTTFDALNTHFERIFIEIFGEGEAKIEKVLDEFSEVKGVEISVRLPFKKKQPLSVLSGGEKTLVALAFLFAIFEVNPTPFYVLDEVDAALDDENVYKFGKLLESMKEKSQLIVITHNKQTMEKADILYGITMEEAGISKVVSLKFA
- a CDS encoding formate--tetrahydrofolate ligase, with the translated sequence MGDYEISKNARLLPIGKIARKFDVPDDALRLYGDYIAKIDHRLLKSLDRIQGKVVLVTGMTPTPHGEGKTTTTIGLTDALNLLGYKAIGVIRQPSLGPIFGVKGGATGGGRAQVVPMEDINFLFTGDFPAVEYANNLLSAMIDNSIYQGNPLNLDPRRVKFRRVMDMNDRALRHIVVGLGGIENGIPREDGFNITVASEVMAILGLSMDLNDLKERLSKIYVGLTYERTPIFAKDLKAEGAMAVILRNAINPNLVQTLENNPVFIHTGPFANIAHGTASLISIKLAQQFADYVFVEGGFATDLGGEKFIDIVSRLGNIKISLSVIVASIRALKYHGGQKDEKIEDIEALKKGFENLKKHIENMRTFGVNVVVALNKFPSDTQKELDTVSALLNEINVPFALSEVFEKGGLGGEALAKAVIENAEERVPNYLYELNEPVKDKIYKIATKMYGAVSVNYTEEAEANLKEIAKLGMDDAFICMAKTQSSLSDNPKLIGRPEGFSVTVKEVHALRGANFIVPILGKINTMPGLPKEPLAIKLDIDETGYIKGL
- a CDS encoding endonuclease III encodes the protein MKKYNFDEIIPKLEKFVEDLGVPVVTRIKEKELDPFKILIGTILSLRTKDKTTEEAANRLFSVVKKPEDVLKLSVEEIEKLIYPVGFYKRKARQIQEIAKTIIEKYGGKVPNDIEELLKIKGVGRKTANLVITEAFDDYGICVDTHVHRISNRLGWVKTKTPEQTEMELRKILPKKYWKKINPILVTFGQNVCKPVSPLCSKCPIEAYCPKIGVDKSR